From a region of the Leishmania donovani BPK282A1 complete genome, chromosome 24 genome:
- a CDS encoding ring-box protein, putative: MSAEPTSTTAAASNAAPPQTLMPGGRQLFTVEEFYPVYFSAWERETGLCSICCNQVEGPCVVCQSNAEATSAECSITWGECGHAFHTHCIEKWLKTRPVCPLDNKEWKDRSDWNTSATV; encoded by the coding sequence ATGTCAGCTGAACCCACTTCtaccactgctgctgcttctaatgcagcaccaccacaaaCATTGATGCCGGGAGGCCGGCAACTCTTCACAGTGGAGGAGTTCTACCCGGTCTACTTCTCTGCCTGGGAGCGTGAGACGGGTCTGTGTAGCATCTGCTGCAACCAAGTCGAGGGGCCGTGCGTCGTGTGCCAGAGCAACGCGGAGGCCACCTCGGCGGAGTGCAGCATCACATGGGGCGAGTGCGGCCATGCCTTCCATACCCATTGCATTGAGAAATGGCTGAAGACGCGGCCGGTGTGCCCGCTCGACAACAAGGAGTGGAAGGACCGCTCAGACTGGaacacctccgccaccgtATAG